GGGCGCGTACCTGGAAATGGACACCGTGCAGCTGGGCGGCGTGACCACCACCACCCGCAAGACCCGGGCCGTGCTGCAAAAGAACGCCCGGCTTGTGGTGCGCGAGCGCATTATGACAAATGGCGACGAGTTTGCCCGCACCGATTTTGTGGTGCGGCTGGAGGGGGAGGGCAGCGCCGCGGATCTGGTGAGCCGCAGCGTGGCGCGCGGCAATTCCCGGCAGGAGTTCGCCTCCACCATCAAGGGCAACGCGCCCTGCACCGGCCACTCCGAGTGCGACGCCATTCTTGCCGAGAACGGCACCGTGCTGGCGCAGCCGGGCCTGGAGGCAAACCATGTGGACGCGGCCCTGATCCACGAGGCCGCCATTGGCAAGATCGCGGGCGAGCAGCTTTTGAAGCTGCGCACCCTGGGCCTGACCAGCGAAGAGGCCGAGGAACGGATCATTCAGGGCTTTTTGAAGTGAACCTGGAATATGAAAAAAGAATAGGCCGCAATTTACGCCAACTGCGCAGGAAACGTGGGCTGACCCAAGAGGAATTGGCGGCGCGACTGCAAGTAGCAGGCTGTGACGTTACCCGAAGTGCGGTGGCGAAAATAGAGGTGGCACAAAGACATATTTATCCCGACGAACTGAAAACTTTACACGAAATATTGGCGGTTTCCTATGAAGAATTGTTGCTTTAAAATGTAAAACACGCAGGCCCCCGGCAAGTTCCGGGGGCCTGCGTGCAGTTTGGAGAAAACGGATCAGGTTGCGCATACCTCCTGATGGCTGGCAGGTGGCATGCAGGTTTCGGTTAGTTATATCTAACCACAAGTTCAGAATACCATGCTTTTAAACGCCTGTCAAGCTTTTAAAGCCAAAACGAAAAATTTGGGGGCGATGGATACCATCCGCCGCGAGGCCGCTTTTTGTGCGGGGACAACAAAAATGCCGCCCTTTGGGGCGGCATTTCTAAGCCTAAGAGGTGAGCTCCACCCCGGCCAGGGGAACCAGATACTCGGTTTTGTAGGCGGCAAGCTGGGCGTTGAAGGCGGGGTCCTCGCCCGCAAGCAGCCGGGCCTTGCGGGTGTGAGCGTCCAGGTCTTCGGCTTCGTCGCCGATGATGCGGGCCGCGATGTTGGAGCAGTGATCCGAGATGCGCTCCAGATTGGTGAGCACGTCCAGGTACACGATGCCCGGCTCGATGCTGCACTCGCCGGCTTTCAGGCGGCCGATGTGCTTTTCGCGCACGATCTCGCACATGCGGTCCACCGTTTCTTCCAGCGGCTCCACCTTTTCGGCCTGGCTCAGGTCGGCGTTGAAAAACGCCGCGTTGCTGAGCGCCTGCACCCGCTCCACCGCGCCGAACAGCAGCGCGGATTCCTGCCGGGCCAGGGAAGAAAAGGCGAGCTCCTGATCGTGCAGTTGCTGGGCGCACTCCATCAGATTGACCGTGTAATCGCCAATGCGCTCGTATTCGGTGGTGAATTTGAGCAACTCGCTCACGGCGCGGCCCTCGCTTTCGGTCACCTCGTGGTCGCTGATCTTGATGAGATAGTCGCTGATGGCAACCTCCATCTTGTCCAGCAGTTCTTCCCGGTGGGTTACGTTGGCCGCTGTTTCAGAGTCGTACCGGTCGAACAGGCCGACCACCTTTACAAAGTTCGAGTGGGCACGGCTTGCCATTTTTTCCACCGCGCTTTTGGCCTGCTGCAGCGCCACGGCCGGGCTTTGCAGCAGGCGTTCGTCCAGCACAGGCATGGAGAGGTCCAGCTCTTCGCCGGGCTTGTCGCGCACGGTGAGCCGGGCAAGGCGCACCAGCAGGGCGGTAAAGGGGAAAAAGCACAGGGTGGCCAGCACGCTGGTGAGGGTGTTGATGTTGGCGATGCTGCCTTTATTGAGAACCGAGTTCCAGAAGGGAAGGCCGAACAGCCCCTGCCCCAGCTGGATCAGCGCCAGAAACACCACCGAACTGATCACGTTGAAATACAAGTGGATCACGGCGCTGCGCTTGGCGTTTTTGCTGGCCCCCATGGCTGCCACCAGGGGAGTGAAGGCGGTGCCGATGTGCGCGCCCAGAATGATGGGGATGGCATTGCCGAAGTTCACCACACCCGTGGTGGAGAGCGCCTGCAAAATGCCCACGCTGGCCGAGGAGGACTGCACCGCCACCGTTACCGCCATGCCTGCCAGCACACCCAGCGCCGGGTTTTGCAGGGTGGAGAACAGGTGCACGAAGGCCGGGCTCTCCCGCAGGGGGGCCACCGCGCCCTCCATGGCGAACATGCCGGTGAACAGAATGCCGAAGCCCAGCATGATCTGGCCGATGTTTCGCTTTTTGGGGCTTTTGAAAAATACGAACAGCACCGCCCCGATGAACGCCACCACCGGGCTGAAGGTGCTGGGCTGGATGAGGGTGAGCAGCAGGCTGTCGCCCGAGATATCGGCCAGGCGGATGAGCTGGCCGGTGACCGTGGTGCCGATGTTGGCCCCCATGATGACCCCCACGGCCTGGGTGAGATCCAGGATGCCGCTGTTTACCAGGCCCACCACGATCACGATGGTGCCGCAGCTGCTTTGGATCACGCCGGTGATCAGGGTGCCCAGCAGCACCCCGCGCAGGGTGTTTGCGGTGAGCTTTTGCAGCACGGCCTGCATCTGGCCGCCCGCCAGCTTTTCCAGCCCCGACCCCATAATGGACATGCCGTACAAAAACAGCGCCACGCCGCCTGCAAGGTCGATCACGTCGAAAACGGACATTAAAACTGCCAGCCTCCCTGCGCCGGCGCCGGGGCGCCGCGTAAAGTTTGGGTAAATTTGTGTAAAATCGCCGTAAACACACACATTATACCATTGCGCCGGGGGCGAGGGCAAGCAAAATGAGCATAAAAACGCCCCCGAAGTTTCTTCTTCGGGGGCGGGGAAACGGGTTCAGGCCCCGGCGATGCCCAGGGGGGCCAGATATTTGCTTTTGGCGGCGGCAAGCCCGGCGTTGAACGCCGCATCCTGGCCGGCCAGCAGGCCCGCCTTGCGGGCGTGGGCGTCCAGATCGTCGGCCTCCATGCCCACGATGCGGGCCGCCACGTTGGAACAGTGGTCCGAAACGCGCTCGGCGTTGGTGAGCAGGTCCAAAAACACGATGCCGCTCTCGATGCTGCACTCGCCGGCTTTCAGGCGGCCCAGGTGCCGTTCGCGCAGCGCGTCGCACATCTGGTCCACCGCTTCTTCCAGCGGTTCCACCCGGGCGGCCAGGGCGGCGTCGTTCTGGCGGAACGCGCCGTCGGCCAGTTCCAGCGTTTCGCACACCGCGGCCCGCAGCAGCTCCAATTCCCGGCGGGCCTGTTTGGAAAAGGTGAGCTCCTGCTCTTTTGCCTGCCGGGCGCACTGCAGGATGTTGATGGAATAATCGCCGATGCGCTCGTATTCCGAGATGAACTTAAGCAGCTCGCTGACCTGGCGGCTTTCGGTTTCGCTGAGCTCCTGGTCGCTGATCTTAATAAGGTAAGAGGTGATGGAAACCTCCATCTTGTCCAGCAATTCTTCGCGGGTGTTGATGCTGACGGTGGTTTCCTCGTCGTATTTTTCAAGCTGCCCAAAGGCTTTGCCAAAGTTGGCGGCCGCGCGGGAGGCCATTTTTTCCACCGCATTTTTGGCCTGCTGCAGGGCCACGGCCGGGCTGTTGAACAGGCGTTCGTCCAGCACGGGCATGGAAAGGTCCTGCGCCTCGCCCGGGTGCGAGGGGATGGTGCGCTCGGCCAGCCAGGCCAGCACCCTGGTAAAGGGGATGAACAGCAGCGTGACCAGCACGTTGAACAGGGTGTGGAAGTTGGCGATGTCGCCTTTATTCATCACCTCGTTCCAGAACGGAAACAGGCCGGCGGCTTTTAACCCGTAGACCGCGCCCAAAAACAACGTGGTGCCGATGATGTTGAAGTAAAGGTGCACAATGGCGCTGCGCTTGGCGGCGGTGGAAGCCCCGATCGAGGCCAGAAGCGGGGTGGAGCAGGTGCCGATGTTCTGCCCCAAAATAATGGGGATGGCGCTGCCCCAGGTGATGGCGCCCGTGGCCGAGAGCGCCTGCAGAATGCCGATGCTGGCCGAGGAGGACTGGATGGCCACCGTGACCAGCGCACCCGCCAAAACGCCCAGCACGGGGTTTTGCAGGGTGGAAAAGAGCTGCAAAAACAGCGGGCTGTCCCGCAGGGGGGTCACAGCGCCCTCCATGGTGAACATGCCGGTGAACAGGATGCCGAAGCCCAGCATGATCTGGCCCACGTTGCGCTTTTTGGGGCTTTTGAAGAACACGAACAGCACCGCCCCGATGAACGCCACCACCGGGCTGAAGGTGCTGGGCTTGAGCAGGGTGAGCAGCCAGCCGGAGCCCGAGATATCCGAAAGGCGGATGAGCTGGCCGGTGACCGTGGTGCCGATGTTGGCGCCCATGATGATGCCGATCGCCTGGGTCAGGCTTAGAATGCCGCTGTTCACAAGGCCCACCACGATCACGGTAGTGCCCGAGGAGGACTGGATGAGGCCGGTGATCACCGCGCCCAGCAGCACCGCCTTGGGCACCGAGCTGGTGAGCCGCTGTAAAATGGATTCCAGTTTGCCGCCCGCCAGCTTTTCGAGCCCTGTGCCCATAATGGTCATGCCGTACAAAAACAGCGCCAGGCCGCCCGCAAGGTTGAAGACGTTAAAAATGGTCAAAGCAATGTTCCCTCCCGTGTTGTGCCAAGGCTTAAACGTTTGCAAGGCAATCATACCATCTGGCCGCAGCACGGGCCAGCAGATGAAATCATATTTTACATACATTTTACCCAAAAAGCGGCTCCGGGCAGCCATTGGGAGAAAAATGCCCAAAATCCACGCTAAAAACCGCAAAAAACAGGAAAAGGAAGCACCCCTATTATTAAAGGTATAAAAAGGCGCAAAAAGCCCCGGCGCGTTTTGTGCGCCGGGGCAAAGGGCAAGAGCCCGCTTACAGGGGGGCCACCGTGTAGCCGTCGGCCCGCAGGCCGTCGATCAGCCGGCCCAAAATTTCACTGTTCGTGGCCATGGGGTGCAGCAGGTAGATCGCGCCCGGGTGGGCGGCGCCCAGCGCGTTTTGCAGCGCCTCGGCGGGATCGGGCTGGTTTTCAGGGTCCCAGTCCACCGTGGCGTAGCTCCAGAACACACTGTACATGCCCTCGTTTGCCGCCAGGGCCAGAAGCTGCTCGCTGAACACGCCCTCAGGGAAGCGGAACACCGCCGGCCGCTGGCCGTACAGCTGCTCGAATTCATCGTTGAAGCCGGTGATCTCGGCGCGGACCTCGCTGAGGGTGAGGGTGGTCATGTCCTTATGGGTGGCGGAATGGCTGCCCACGGTGTGCCCTTCGTCCAGCATGCGGCGCACGGTGTCCGGGTTATTGCGGGCGTAGCTGCCCACCAGGAAAAAGGTGGCCTGGGCCTGCTTTTCGGCCAGTGTGTCCAGAATGGCGCCGGAAAAGCCGGTTTCGTAGCCAAAGTCGAAGGTGAGGTAAACCGTGGGCTGGGCCTGTTCGAGCGCAAGGAACAGGCCGCCGTATTGAGCGTATTTTTCCCGGTAAGCCACCGATCCCACCGGCTGGTTCAGCTCGTTCACCTGCTTGCCCTGGCCCCAGGGAAGGCGCTCGGTGCTTAAAGCCTCCAGCTCGAAGGGGCCGAGGGCAGGGTAGCCCGGCCGGGCTGCGGCGGGCAGGGCGGTGGGTTCGGGCGTGGGCTGCGGGGCGGCAGAAACGGCGGGCGCGGGGCTGGCTGTGGGCGCGGCGCTTATCACCGGCTGCGGCGCAGACGAAGCCCCCGGCCCCGCGCCCGGCAGCAGGGCAAAGCCCCCCACCGCCAGCGCCAGCAGGCACACCGCCAGCAGAATACCAAGCACGCCCCATTTTCGGTTCATTTGTTCAGTCTCCTTCCAACACGGTCACAGTGGCCTTGGCGGGCAGGCAGGCGGCCCAGTCGCCGTCTTTGCCGAGCCAGCCATAGCCTTCGCATACATGGTCCGGGCAGGGGGAATCGACAAAGGCGATTTTGCCGCCCTTTACTTCCAGGTGGATGGTGTAATAGCCGGTGTCCAGGTCGTAGCGCTGGTCCCGGTCCAGCGGGATCTCCATGCGCTGGCCCGCGTCGCCGTAGGTGAGCACCGCCACCGCCCCGGCGGCGCGCCCGCGCAAAAACAGAAACAGCACGGCGGCCACCGCCAGCAGCACGGCGGCGAAGATCAGGTTGGCTTTCATGCCTTTTTTATCCTTCATGGGTGGGTCCCCCTTGCAAAACGTGTATTTTTTCCATTATAACAGAAAAAACGCCTGTGCACCATGGTTCCCAAGCCCCGCCCAGGGTGGTATAATAACCATATTATCAGCATTGCCAAACAGAAAAGGAGATAGACAGCCAATGTTTTTTGAAAAATACGGCCCCCTGGCCGACGCCTATGTGGCCGAGAATGAGCAGAATGTGATCGCCGCCATCAAGCGGCTGGTGGATGTGCCCAGCGTGGAGGGCGCGCCCGAGCCGGGCAAGCCCTTTGGCCCCGGCCCCGCCGCCGCCCTGGCCGAGGGCCTGGCCCTGGCAAAGGAGTTGGGCCTTGCCACCCACAACGCAGACAACTACATCGGCTGGGCCGAGCTGCCCGGCACGGGCGGTAAGCAGGTGGCCACCATCACCCACCTGGACGTGGTGCCCCAGGGCAACGGCTGGACCGCCGCCCCCTTTGACATGCAGGTGAAGGACGGTTGGCTGATCGGCCGCGGCGTGGCCGACGACAAAGGCCCCAGCGTGCTGTGCCTGTACGCCCTGAAGTTTTTAAAGGATAACGCCGTGCCCCTGCGCCACAGTGTGCGCGCGCTGCTGGGCGCCAACGAGGAGACCGGCATGGCGGATGTGGACTACTACCTCAAAAACTTTGCCGCGCCGGACTTTTGCTTTTCGCCGGACGCCGAGTTCCCGGTGTGCCACGGCGAAAAGGGCGGGTTCAACGGCAACCTGGTGAGCGGCGAGCTGCACGGAAACATTCTGGAATTTGAGGGCGGCGTGGCCCACAATGTGGTGCCGGACCGGGCGGCCTGCCTGGTAAAAGCGGATATCACGGCGCTGACCGGGCGCGAGGGCATCACCCTGGAGGCCGAAAACGGCGCGGTGCGCATTCGCGGCTGGGGCAAGGGCGGCCACGCGGCCATGCCGGCGGGCACGGTGAACGCCATTGGCCTGATCGTGGATTACCTGCTGGACAACCGCCTTTGCACCCCGGAGGAAGAGGCGTACCTGAAGGTGCTGCAAAAGCTGCACCACGCCACCGACGGCAGCGGGATGGGCATTGCCGCAAGCGACGAGGTGTTCGACCCGCTCACCATCATTGGCGGCATGATCAAGCTGGAGGGCGGCCGCCTTTGGCAGGACCTGGACTGCCGCTACCCCACCGCCATTACCGGCGCCGAGATTGAGCGGCGGCTGAACGAGGCCGGGGCGGGCGCGGCCACTGTGCGCCAAGCCCGCTGGAGCGAGCCGTTTTACATTGAGGCAGGCGACCCCGCCATTCAGGCGCTGCTGGACACCTATAACCAGGTGACCGGCGAACACGGCAAGCCCTTTACCATGGGGGGCGGCACTTATGCCCGGCACTTCCCCCGGGCGGTGAGCTTTGGCCCCGAGCGGGCGGATCTGGCCCTGCCGGAGTTTGCGGGCCCTATGCACGGGGCCAACGAGGGCGCGAACATTGCCCACCTGATGCAGGCGCTGAAGATTTACATTCTGGCGCTGCTGCGCCTGCAGGACCTGGAGCTGTGAGCCGAGAAGTGCAAAAAATCCAGCGGGCCGCCCAGTGGGGGCGGCCCGCACTTTTTTACGCGTTTTATGTGGGAGATTTGTGGGTTTTGCGTACAATTTGTCAGATATGGGAATCGATTGACAATAAAACGACCTGTGTGTTATTGTAAAATAAAGCTTTTTCGGCGGTAAAAAATGGAGTGAAAATCAACTTTTGGAGGATATCAATGCGTTTTGCGGTGTGCGACAACCAACAAAAATTTGTGGACAGGGCCATGGAAGCGGTGCGGCGCTATGTGACCGAAAAGGGCGAAACGTTCGAGGGCGAAGGCTTTACCGACCCGGAGGCGTTGGCGGCCTGCTGCCGCCGGGAACTGTTCGACGCGATCGTGCTGGATGTGGAGATGCCCGGAAAGAACGGGATTGAAACCGCGCAGGAGATCCACGCGGTTCAACCCAACGTGCCTATTATTTTTATGACCTCGTTTATCCAATACGGCCCGGAGAGCCTGAAGGTGAATGCGTTCCGCTATGTTTTGAAGCAAAATTTCGAGGTGGATTTCCCCGATGCGCTGGACGCGCTGTGGCAAAAGCTGTTTCCACCCCGGCACACCCTCTGGCTGGACGTGGAGGGGCACCGCCAGGAATTTGAGGTGGAGCAGATCGTGAGCATTGAAGTGCAGTCGCATGTTTTAAAAGTGTGCCTGGCAGGTGTGGAACAGCCGGTTTCGGCGAAGGGGCCCACGCTCACCGAATTGGCCGAAATGCTGGAGCCAAAAGGGTTTGTGCGCCCCCACAACAGTTTTCTCATCAATATGGCGCATATTTGCCGCATTGAAAAGGATGTTTTTGTTTTGGATAGCGGCAGTGTGATCCGGGGCAGCCAGCGGTATTATGTGGAAGCCAGGCGGCACTATGTGCTTTGGAGGGGGGAACGGCTGTGAGCGATTTTTACAGCGCGCTGATCAGCACGGGGATCATGCTGGCCGAAGCCTGGGCCATGGTGCTGACCTGGGACGCGTTCGCCCTGCGCCGCCGCACCGCTTGGAAGTTTTGGGGCGCCGTTCTGGCGGTAACGATCTTCAATGCATTCTTTTTAAATTTTCATGAATATGGACATCTTACAAAGGCACTTTATACAATTTGTATATGGTTTGTTTGTACTTGGGCGCTATATAAAAGCAAGTGGTATGTACTTCTGTTTGCGGTGGTCTTATCCATTGTATTGCTGCAGGCTGTGGACAATGCGGTTTTTATGGGCTGCTCGATGCTCACGGGGGCTTCTCCGGCTGCCTTGTTCCAGGGCTACGTCTCTTTTATGATTCTGACAACATTGGGTAAAACGCTGGAAATTTTGCTGGCATATATTCTGAAACGTCAGTTTGGGCGCAGGTTGGGCTACCCGCAAAAGGACTGGCGTTCCTGGCTGCAAACGCTGCCTTTGCCCCTCACAGCCTGCGGCTTCATGGCGGCATCTGTGGGATTTGCGCAAAAATATCCCGACAGTGCGTCGGCTTTGCTGGGATGCACGGCGGCGCTGCTGCTTGCCAGCATTCTGCAGGTGTCGATCGTGGGGCAGTTGGACAAGCAGCGCGCTGCACAACAGGAACAGCAGAGGCTGCGGCAAAACCAGGAGTGGCAGCAGGAACGCACCCAGGCGCTGCGCACGGCTTACGCGGACCAGCGCCGCCTGACCCACGATTTTCAAAATCATCTATTGCTGCTGCTGGGCTTGCTGCACCAAGATAAAACTGACGAAGCGGTGGAAATGCTGGAGAACTTGCAGGAACAGGTGCTGCACACCGCCCAGGTGGTGGATACGCAGAACCCTTTACTGGATGCGATCCTGAACCAGAAATATGCGGCCGCGCGCGAGTGCGGCGTGACGCTGCAATTCGATCTGCACAACCCCGCGGCATTTCAAATGGACCCGCAGGACGCGGCAGTGGTGTTGGGCAACCTGTTGGACAATGCCATTGAGGCGGCCCGCCAGGCGACGGACCCGCAAAAGGTGATCTTCAAGCTTCACGTGGAGCCGGAGGAGGCGGTGCTGGCGGTAAAAAACACAGTGGCGGCCCCCGTGAAGCTGGTGGACGGCTGGGTGCAGGGCAGCACCAAGGCGGACAGCCGCGCCCACGGCTATGGTTTGCGCAATGTGCGCGAAACAGTGCGGCGCTGCGGGGGCGAGATCAGCCTTTCCTGCAAGGAGGGCTGGTTCACCGCGGCGGCAATTTTGCCGCAAAAACAATCACTTACGCTAAAACACCCATCACTTGCGTCAAATTGCTGAATTACAAAATAAAAGATGTTATCCTGTAAACAGAAAGCGAGGGGTGCCGAATGCACGCCTTGGCAAACGGGATAACGTCTTTTTTTATTGACCGCGGATTGCTGGACGAAGAGCACCGCCCCTGGTACGTGTATGCGCTGGAAAGCAAGCTGGGGCAGGGCGCAACGGTTCTTTTTACCCTGGCGGCGGGTTGGCTGCAGGGGCGGCCCTTGCAGCCCCTGCTGGTGCTGCTGGCGGCCATGTTCCTGCGCCAGCGGGCAGGGGGCTGGCACGCCCCTACCGCCTGGCTGTGCCAGATCATTTCGGTGGGGTCAGCATTGCTGGGCAGTTTTGCCGCGGCCTGGTGCGCCGGGCACCGGCCCTGGCTTTGGATGGGGGCATTGCTGGCGGCTTCGGGTTTGGTGATATGGCTGCTGGCCCCCGCCGAGCACCCCAACCTGCCCCTGACCCCTGCCGAGCTTGCGGCAAACCGGCGGCTGGCGCGCCAGCGGCTGGCACTGGCAGCCATTGCCGCTGTGCTGCTGCAAACGCTGTTCCCATTCAGGCCCGAGGGCCTGTGCGCCGCGGCTGGTGTTCTGTTGGCCGCTGTGGGCGTGCTGGCCCAAACAATACAGCAGGAGGTAATGGAACATGCAAAACTTTAAGAAAAAAGCGAATCTGGCGGCGGCCAACTGGGTGCGCAAGATCGGACGGGCAGCGATGGAGAAGTGGCCCCCAGATTGTTATGGAATCAGTTTTCAGCCCCAGCACCCTGCGCGCCCCGAACACGAAAAGATGCAGACACCGACCGGCAAAAAAGCACGCCTTTAAAACGGCGGAAAGGGAGATCGCGTGAAACGTTGGTATTATTGGCTTCCACCGGCAGTGGCGGGCGGTGCGCTGCTGCTTTGCAGCGCACCCTTGGGCTTTGGGACCGCAAGCTTGCTGCCTGCGGTCCCCGATGAGGTCTATCTGGCCCTGCTGAAAAGCTGCATCGGTTCGTTCCAGCTGCTGGGGGTAGTGCTGCTGCTTGCAGCGGCTTTGAACTATGCGACCCGGAACAGCGACGGCAGCAAAACGGTGGTTATGGTGAAACAGTAGGTTCTTTTGGTTCGCCCGGGGGCCAGCGTACGGGGCACCCCGGAAAAGCATAAAAGCATATTTTATAGGAGGTAAAAATTATGAAGAAAACGAAGAGATTGCTGGCGACGTTAACGTTTGTGGCTGTTGTATCAGTTGTGTTTTTAGCTGCCCCAGCTTCAGCTTTAAATGTAGGAAGTACGCGGGCTATGAATACACCATCGCATTTCTTTTGTTATGGCGCAAGTGGCACAGCATCTCCGAACAGCGAGTACCTTAACTTGGAAGGTAACGGGCTGGCTTATAACCATAGATCAGTAACTAGAGCATCCAGAACAAACTCTCCAGACCAGATGTGGTATTTTTCTTATAGTGCCCTTGACAATGTACCGAAGGTGTATTCTGCACAGAAAGATGCAAATGGAAATACGGGTTATACACTTAACTTACTCCGCAGTACACAATCGAATGGACGCTATAAATGTGATATTTATCGTGAAACAAGCAATGATCCCAACACGTTTGATTCGGATGTTACGTACGTGATGGATGGAGATGTGGGGGCTTTCAAAATTCTTATGGTGAATTATAATACATGTTTGACACCCGAAAGCCAATCCCGCAATCTTTACTGGGCACCTAGGGATAGTTCGTTAAATAGCAATCAGCTTTGGAATAAAGAAAATTCGTAATGAAAAGGATTTCAATATTCGCAGTTGTTTTTTCTATGGTAGTTGTTTGTCTTTTGTTTGGCTGCCAGAAAGAGCCTGGACCTGCGGGCTCCGCCAATGGTGCCGATCCCGTATCCGGCGCCGCGGCAGAGCCCCAAGCCCACATATCCGGGCTTTATTCGCTGCAGGGGTTTGACGGCTGGGTGTATGGAGCCGGGGGAGACAACGGATATTACAGTATATCAGCGGCCGTACAGGCTGACGGCTCTACAAATATTCAATATACAGACTACGAAACAATGCAGACCGTTCCGCTTTGTGCACAGGTGAATTGTACCCATAATACAGAAACGTGTACAAGCTGGCTTCCCTATAACGGCGGAGGCACCTCATTGATGATGGTTGGCGATGAATTGCTTTTGGTTTCACCAGGCCAGCCGGTTTCGTATGAAGCGTTAAAAGAACGTAGTTTTCCGCACATTGAAGTTTGTGAAGCAGATGGTTCTGAACGCAGAAAAATAGTAGAGTTTTCGGCAAATCAACAATTAAAGCCCCCTTATCTCACGGATGGGAAAAATCTTTACTGTGTGCTTCAAACAGCAACAGAAGAGGAAGAGACACTTGAGTTGATGCAGGTGAGCTTATCTGAAAGAAGCTGCTCTACCATCACCTTGCTGGATCAGTCGAAAGCCGAAAAGATTTGGGGAGCCGCCGGAGAATATATTTTGCTGAATGCACTGGCTATTCCCGGAGAAGAAGCCATTGCACAAATGGACTATAGTGTTCAGATAACAAGGCT
This window of the Oscillospiraceae bacterium genome carries:
- a CDS encoding Na/Pi cotransporter, yielding MTIFNVFNLAGGLALFLYGMTIMGTGLEKLAGGKLESILQRLTSSVPKAVLLGAVITGLIQSSSGTTVIVVGLVNSGILSLTQAIGIIMGANIGTTVTGQLIRLSDISGSGWLLTLLKPSTFSPVVAFIGAVLFVFFKSPKKRNVGQIMLGFGILFTGMFTMEGAVTPLRDSPLFLQLFSTLQNPVLGVLAGALVTVAIQSSSASIGILQALSATGAITWGSAIPIILGQNIGTCSTPLLASIGASTAAKRSAIVHLYFNIIGTTLFLGAVYGLKAAGLFPFWNEVMNKGDIANFHTLFNVLVTLLFIPFTRVLAWLAERTIPSHPGEAQDLSMPVLDERLFNSPAVALQQAKNAVEKMASRAAANFGKAFGQLEKYDEETTVSINTREELLDKMEVSITSYLIKISDQELSETESRQVSELLKFISEYERIGDYSINILQCARQAKEQELTFSKQARRELELLRAAVCETLELADGAFRQNDAALAARVEPLEEAVDQMCDALRERHLGRLKAGECSIESGIVFLDLLTNAERVSDHCSNVAARIVGMEADDLDAHARKAGLLAGQDAAFNAGLAAAKSKYLAPLGIAGA
- a CDS encoding dipeptidase PepV, with amino-acid sequence MFFEKYGPLADAYVAENEQNVIAAIKRLVDVPSVEGAPEPGKPFGPGPAAALAEGLALAKELGLATHNADNYIGWAELPGTGGKQVATITHLDVVPQGNGWTAAPFDMQVKDGWLIGRGVADDKGPSVLCLYALKFLKDNAVPLRHSVRALLGANEETGMADVDYYLKNFAAPDFCFSPDAEFPVCHGEKGGFNGNLVSGELHGNILEFEGGVAHNVVPDRAACLVKADITALTGREGITLEAENGAVRIRGWGKGGHAAMPAGTVNAIGLIVDYLLDNRLCTPEEEAYLKVLQKLHHATDGSGMGIAASDEVFDPLTIIGGMIKLEGGRLWQDLDCRYPTAITGAEIERRLNEAGAGAATVRQARWSEPFYIEAGDPAIQALLDTYNQVTGEHGKPFTMGGGTYARHFPRAVSFGPERADLALPEFAGPMHGANEGANIAHLMQALKIYILALLRLQDLEL
- a CDS encoding Na/Pi cotransporter; its protein translation is MSVFDVIDLAGGVALFLYGMSIMGSGLEKLAGGQMQAVLQKLTANTLRGVLLGTLITGVIQSSCGTIVIVVGLVNSGILDLTQAVGVIMGANIGTTVTGQLIRLADISGDSLLLTLIQPSTFSPVVAFIGAVLFVFFKSPKKRNIGQIMLGFGILFTGMFAMEGAVAPLRESPAFVHLFSTLQNPALGVLAGMAVTVAVQSSSASVGILQALSTTGVVNFGNAIPIILGAHIGTAFTPLVAAMGASKNAKRSAVIHLYFNVISSVVFLALIQLGQGLFGLPFWNSVLNKGSIANINTLTSVLATLCFFPFTALLVRLARLTVRDKPGEELDLSMPVLDERLLQSPAVALQQAKSAVEKMASRAHSNFVKVVGLFDRYDSETAANVTHREELLDKMEVAISDYLIKISDHEVTESEGRAVSELLKFTTEYERIGDYTVNLMECAQQLHDQELAFSSLARQESALLFGAVERVQALSNAAFFNADLSQAEKVEPLEETVDRMCEIVREKHIGRLKAGECSIEPGIVYLDVLTNLERISDHCSNIAARIIGDEAEDLDAHTRKARLLAGEDPAFNAQLAAYKTEYLVPLAGVELTS
- a CDS encoding Fe-S cluster assembly protein SufD, translating into MNQITDELLRIISSFKDGTFHGAYNIREDGQCAGRQSSENIQIDSKQGAPGLEIHIKPGTKGETVYIPACVTHAGFDDLVYNDFFVGEGADVIIEAGCGVHSDGEEEARHNGIHRFILEKNAHVVYKEKHIANGAGSGAKKIDPVTDAELAEGAYLEMDTVQLGGVTTTTRKTRAVLQKNARLVVRERIMTNGDEFARTDFVVRLEGEGSAADLVSRSVARGNSRQEFASTIKGNAPCTGHSECDAILAENGTVLAQPGLEANHVDAALIHEAAIGKIAGEQLLKLRTLGLTSEEAEERIIQGFLK